Proteins from a genomic interval of Lysobacter arenosi:
- a CDS encoding thiazole synthase — translation MTAPLLNDPLVIAGKPYASRLLTGTGKFTDLEQTRLATQAAGAQIVTVAIRRSNIGQNPGEPNLLDVLPPDRYTILPNTAGCYTADDAVRTCRLARELLDGHNLVKLEVLGDQKTLYPDVVQTLAAAEILVKDGFEVMVYTSDDPILAKRLEEIGCVAVMPLAAPIGSGLGVQNKYNLLEIVENAKVPIIVDAGVGTASDAAIAMELGCDGVLMNTAIAGARDPVLMAHAMKLAVEAGRAAFKAGRIPRKRFASASSPVDGLIG, via the coding sequence ATGACCGCTCCGCTCCTCAACGACCCCCTCGTCATCGCCGGCAAGCCCTACGCCTCGCGCCTGCTTACCGGTACCGGCAAGTTCACCGACCTCGAGCAGACCCGCCTGGCCACCCAGGCCGCCGGCGCCCAGATCGTCACCGTCGCGATTCGTCGCAGCAACATCGGCCAGAACCCGGGCGAGCCCAATCTGCTCGACGTGCTGCCGCCGGACCGCTACACGATCCTGCCCAACACCGCCGGCTGCTACACCGCCGACGACGCCGTGCGCACCTGCCGTCTCGCCCGCGAACTGCTCGATGGCCACAACCTGGTCAAGCTGGAAGTCCTCGGCGACCAGAAGACCCTGTACCCCGACGTGGTGCAGACCCTCGCCGCCGCCGAGATCCTGGTCAAGGACGGCTTCGAGGTCATGGTCTACACCTCCGACGACCCGATCCTGGCCAAGCGCCTGGAGGAAATCGGCTGTGTCGCGGTGATGCCGCTCGCCGCGCCGATCGGCTCCGGCCTTGGCGTGCAGAACAAGTACAACCTGCTCGAGATCGTCGAGAACGCCAAGGTGCCGATCATCGTCGACGCCGGCGTCGGCACCGCCTCGGACGCGGCCATCGCGATGGAGCTGGGCTGCGACGGCGTGCTGATGAACACCGCCATCGCCGGCGCCAGGGATCCGGTGCTGATGGCCCACGCGATGAAGCTCGCGGTCGAGGCTGGCCGCGCCGCGTTCAAGGCCGGACGCATCCCGCGCAAGCGCTTTGCCAGCGCCTCCAGCCCGGTCGATGGATTGATCGGCTGA
- the thiS gene encoding sulfur carrier protein ThiS has translation MEILLNGEPRAIAADTTVLQLLQLEGLGERRVAVEINSEIVPRSHHGERALANGDRVEIVHALGGG, from the coding sequence ATGGAAATCCTCTTGAACGGCGAGCCGCGCGCGATCGCGGCCGACACCACGGTGCTGCAACTGCTGCAACTCGAAGGCCTCGGCGAGCGCCGGGTCGCGGTGGAGATCAACAGCGAGATCGTGCCGCGCAGCCACCACGGCGAACGCGCACTGGCCAACGGCGACCGGGTCGAGATCGTGCACGCGCTGGGCGGCGGCTGA
- a CDS encoding autotransporter domain-containing protein, which produces MAAALALAAAPAFAQSQPYSQTVFFGDSLTDSGHFRPALVQAVGPSGALLGRFTTNPGLVWAEYVAGYYGSNAASDNQGGSNYAVGGARTGTNAAGGLGAIPSLRTQITSYLTRTGGRADPNALYTVWGGANDLFAAATVPAQAQAIIGAAVTAQVGNVAALESAGARYVLVPTVPDLGLTPQFRAGGAVAQAQGTALSTAYNNALFAGLASANLRVIPLDTFHLLGEIIANPAPYGLTNVTGVACRTQPAPAGDSSLFCNPASYAAPNAPDTYAFADGVHPSSKAHAILGDYAVSVLEGPRQLAVLPHSEAVIGRARADRVAAQIDARPEGEGMRWWGDVRGDFQRYGDGDNYDGMGPALSFGLDWASGNLVYGGFAGYGQQKMDWGNNRGEFDQDDATLGGYLGWTSGSAWINGQLSYNWVSYDVERRIKLGPTSRTHTGSPDGTNLSAGFAAGWNFGEGSLKHGPVVQVLSQTIEVDGYDENSTEATALTFMDRDYDSLIGSVGWKVDYTINEHLSPYAQLTYDHEFEDNDDEVFARLRSMPGTGAFAVPGTQYDQDYGTLVFGARTELFGLATNIGTSVTVGQKGGNDATVFVSLGGGF; this is translated from the coding sequence CTGGCCGCCGCACTGGCGCTGGCAGCCGCACCGGCTTTCGCCCAGAGCCAGCCGTATTCGCAGACCGTCTTCTTCGGTGACAGCCTGACCGACTCCGGTCACTTCCGTCCTGCGCTGGTGCAGGCCGTGGGCCCGTCCGGCGCGCTGCTGGGTCGTTTCACCACCAACCCGGGCCTGGTCTGGGCCGAGTACGTGGCCGGCTACTACGGCAGCAACGCGGCGAGCGACAACCAGGGTGGCAGCAACTACGCCGTCGGCGGTGCCCGCACCGGCACCAACGCCGCTGGCGGCCTCGGCGCGATTCCGTCGCTGCGCACGCAGATCACCAGCTACCTTACCCGCACCGGTGGCAGGGCCGACCCGAACGCCCTCTACACCGTGTGGGGTGGCGCCAATGACCTGTTCGCCGCAGCCACGGTGCCGGCGCAGGCCCAGGCGATCATCGGCGCAGCGGTAACGGCCCAGGTCGGCAACGTCGCCGCGCTGGAGAGCGCCGGCGCCCGCTACGTGCTCGTGCCGACGGTGCCGGACCTCGGCCTGACGCCGCAATTTCGCGCCGGCGGCGCCGTCGCGCAGGCGCAGGGCACGGCGCTTTCGACCGCCTACAACAACGCTCTGTTCGCCGGGCTGGCTTCGGCCAACCTGCGGGTGATTCCGCTCGACACCTTCCACCTGCTGGGCGAGATCATCGCCAACCCGGCGCCCTACGGCCTGACCAACGTCACCGGCGTGGCCTGCCGCACGCAACCTGCGCCGGCAGGCGACTCCTCGCTGTTCTGCAATCCGGCTTCCTATGCCGCGCCGAACGCGCCGGACACGTATGCCTTCGCCGATGGCGTGCATCCGTCCTCGAAGGCGCACGCGATCCTCGGTGACTACGCCGTCTCGGTCCTCGAAGGCCCGCGCCAGCTGGCCGTGCTGCCGCATTCGGAAGCCGTCATTGGCCGCGCCCGCGCTGACCGCGTGGCCGCCCAGATCGACGCGCGTCCGGAAGGCGAGGGCATGCGCTGGTGGGGCGACGTGCGCGGTGACTTCCAGCGCTACGGCGATGGCGACAACTACGACGGCATGGGCCCGGCGCTGAGCTTCGGCCTCGACTGGGCCAGCGGCAACCTCGTGTACGGCGGCTTCGCCGGTTACGGCCAGCAGAAGATGGACTGGGGCAACAACCGCGGCGAGTTCGACCAGGACGACGCCACCCTCGGCGGCTACCTGGGCTGGACCAGCGGTTCGGCGTGGATCAACGGCCAGCTGAGCTACAACTGGGTCTCCTACGACGTCGAGCGCCGCATCAAGCTTGGCCCGACCTCGCGCACCCACACCGGTTCGCCTGACGGCACCAACCTCAGCGCCGGTTTCGCCGCGGGCTGGAACTTCGGCGAGGGTTCGCTCAAGCACGGCCCGGTGGTGCAGGTGCTGTCGCAGACGATCGAAGTCGACGGCTACGACGAGAACAGCACCGAGGCCACGGCCCTGACCTTCATGGACCGTGACTACGACTCGCTGATCGGCAGCGTCGGCTGGAAGGTCGACTACACCATCAACGAGCACCTGAGCCCGTACGCCCAGCTCACCTACGACCACGAGTTCGAGGACAACGACGACGAAGTCTTCGCCCGCCTGCGTTCGATGCCTGGCACGGGAGCGTTCGCCGTCCCCGGTACCCAGTACGACCAGGACTACGGCACCCTGGTGTTTGGCGCGCGCACCGAGTTGTTCGGCCTGGCGACCAACATCGGCACCAGCGTGACGGTGGGCCAGAAGGGCGGCAATGACGCGACCGTGTTCGTCAGCCTTGGCGGCGGGTTCTGA
- a CDS encoding ATP-dependent zinc protease family protein, protein MAAAFAFQRPTPGGPMASKIVLGWREWASLPELGIARLRTKVDSGARSSALHVDAQWRFSEGGAPWVGFRISPGERAGIIEAMAPIYDEREVTDSGGHCTRRVFVRTVLSLAGIERVVEINLSDRRGMLFPMLLGRTALARVFTVDPARSFLHGRLPISGAIVPIVKSMQ, encoded by the coding sequence GTGGCCGCCGCTTTTGCCTTTCAGCGGCCCACCCCCGGAGGCCCGATGGCATCGAAGATCGTATTGGGTTGGCGCGAGTGGGCTTCCTTGCCGGAGCTTGGCATCGCGCGCCTGCGCACCAAGGTCGACAGCGGCGCGCGCAGTTCGGCGCTGCACGTGGACGCGCAATGGCGTTTTTCCGAGGGCGGCGCGCCGTGGGTCGGCTTCAGGATCAGCCCGGGCGAGCGCGCCGGCATCATCGAGGCGATGGCGCCGATCTACGACGAGCGCGAGGTCACCGATTCCGGCGGCCACTGCACCCGGCGGGTGTTCGTCCGCACGGTGCTGTCGCTGGCCGGCATCGAGCGGGTGGTTGAAATCAATCTGTCGGATCGGCGCGGCATGCTGTTTCCGATGCTGTTGGGCCGTACTGCGCTGGCGAGGGTGTTCACCGTCGATCCCGCGCGCTCATTCCTGCACGGCCGCCTGCCCATTTCGGGCGCGATCGTGCCCATCGTGAAATCAATGCAATGA
- the rimK gene encoding 30S ribosomal protein S6--L-glutamate ligase yields the protein MKLAILSRNSKLYSTRRLVEAAREQNHSVRVLDPLRCYMRIASDGFSMHYKGRPIAGYQAVIPRIGASVTRYGSAVLRQFELMNSVTPNSSDAILRARDKLRCHQLLAAEHIGLPTTVFGDNPDDTGDLLSMLGAPPHVIKLNEGTQGAGVMLTEKLSASRGVIEALRGLYANFLVQEFIEEARGADVRCFVVGGRVVAAMKRQAPKGDFRSNLHRGGSAKGVRASAAEQDVAIRAARVLGLGVAGVDLIRSARGPLVLEVNSSPGLEGIEDASGVDVAGEIISYVADRLKRRIAKKAASR from the coding sequence ATGAAACTGGCGATCCTCTCGCGCAACAGCAAGCTTTACTCGACCCGGCGCCTGGTCGAAGCCGCGCGTGAGCAGAACCACAGCGTGCGCGTGCTCGACCCGTTGCGCTGCTACATGCGCATCGCCAGCGACGGATTCAGCATGCACTACAAGGGCCGGCCCATCGCCGGCTACCAGGCGGTGATCCCGCGTATCGGCGCCTCGGTGACGCGCTACGGCTCGGCGGTACTGCGCCAGTTCGAGCTGATGAACTCGGTCACCCCCAATTCCTCCGACGCGATCCTGCGTGCCCGCGACAAGCTGCGCTGCCACCAGTTGCTGGCGGCCGAGCACATCGGCTTGCCGACCACGGTGTTCGGCGACAACCCAGACGACACCGGTGACCTGCTGTCGATGCTCGGCGCGCCGCCGCACGTCATCAAGCTCAATGAGGGCACCCAGGGCGCCGGAGTGATGCTGACCGAGAAGCTGTCGGCCTCTCGCGGCGTGATCGAGGCCCTGCGTGGTCTCTACGCCAACTTCCTGGTGCAGGAGTTCATCGAGGAGGCGCGCGGCGCCGACGTGCGCTGCTTCGTCGTCGGCGGTCGCGTCGTGGCGGCGATGAAGCGGCAGGCGCCCAAGGGTGACTTCCGCTCCAACCTCCATCGCGGTGGTTCCGCCAAGGGCGTGCGCGCCAGCGCAGCCGAACAGGATGTCGCCATTCGCGCTGCACGCGTGCTCGGACTTGGCGTCGCCGGTGTCGATCTCATTCGCAGTGCACGCGGCCCGCTGGTGCTCGAAGTCAACTCGTCGCCGGGCCTGGAAGGCATCGAGGATGCGAGCGGGGTGGACGTGGCCGGAGAGATCATCAGCTACGTCGCCGATCGGCTGAAACGCAGAATCGCGAAAAAGGCCGCCTCGCGTTGA
- a CDS encoding response regulator transcription factor — MRILVIEDNQDIAANLGDFLEDRGHTVDFAADGVTGLHLAVVHDFDAIVLDLNLPGLDGLEVCRKLRNEARKQTPVLMLTARDSLENKLAGFDSGADDYLIKPFALQEVEVRLNALSRRGRGVQTRVLNTADLEYNLDTLEVRRQGKLLQLNPTALKILQALMEASPAVVTRQELETRVWGEELPDSDSLRVHIHGLRAVVDKPFEVPLIQTRHGIGYRIAAPDNG, encoded by the coding sequence ATGCGCATCCTCGTCATCGAAGACAACCAGGACATCGCCGCCAATCTCGGCGACTTTCTCGAGGACCGCGGTCATACCGTGGATTTCGCCGCCGATGGCGTCACCGGCCTGCATCTGGCCGTGGTCCACGACTTCGACGCCATCGTGCTCGATCTGAACCTGCCGGGCCTGGACGGCCTGGAGGTCTGCCGCAAGCTGCGCAACGAAGCGCGCAAGCAGACCCCGGTGCTGATGCTGACCGCGCGCGACAGCCTCGAGAACAAGCTGGCCGGTTTCGACTCCGGCGCCGACGACTACCTGATCAAGCCGTTCGCGCTGCAGGAGGTCGAAGTCCGACTGAATGCGCTGTCGCGACGCGGTCGCGGCGTGCAGACGCGCGTGCTCAATACCGCCGACCTCGAATACAACCTCGACACCCTGGAAGTCCGTCGCCAGGGCAAGCTGCTGCAACTCAATCCGACCGCGCTGAAGATCCTGCAGGCGCTGATGGAGGCCTCGCCGGCGGTGGTCACGCGACAGGAACTGGAAACGCGCGTCTGGGGCGAGGAACTGCCCGACTCCGACAGCCTGCGCGTGCACATCCATGGCCTGCGTGCAGTGGTCGACAAGCCGTTTGAAGTCCCCTTGATCCAGACCCGCCATGGCATCGGTTACCGCATCGCCGCCCCAGACAACGGCTGA
- a CDS encoding sensor histidine kinase, translating into MAVAEEPQRPPSRTPGRTRFRRQLRSRIILAFVLLGFGLTALFAWATNWTRNRVENQIIEDVMNRNIDVAARQFEQNPDNPQFAVDQIRAYVYTSDKFDSVRVNWPEWYELADGIYGMTGVDPDGNSFSYKLAVRKTPKAWFFLAYDMSQATRGETQFQRAIWASVFLFTVLSLLVGWWSASRVMSPVSELANRLKLSGRSSEPENLASHFPDDEVGQLAEALDDYAERLTEVVQRDREFNADVSHELRTPLAVVKGAVELLLSRPGVDDKTRNRLLRIQRAEQQCTDLISALLLLSRNERGHGATDVARVAEQLLDAHRAQLGGKPLELRVEGEQGLIVDAPEAAVSVALGNLIGNAVKYSNEGEVVVRLGRKSVAVIDSGPGLSAEDAAKLFERGYRGTHAAHSQGGGIGLSIVRRLCALYGWEVQVRPGEQRGVVATLAFADDVFPRV; encoded by the coding sequence ATGGCGGTCGCCGAAGAGCCCCAGCGTCCGCCGAGCAGGACCCCAGGCAGGACTCGCTTCCGGCGGCAGCTGCGCAGCCGCATCATCCTTGCGTTCGTGCTGCTGGGCTTCGGCCTGACGGCGCTGTTCGCATGGGCGACGAACTGGACCCGGAACCGGGTCGAGAACCAGATCATCGAAGACGTGATGAACCGCAACATCGACGTTGCGGCGCGTCAGTTCGAGCAGAATCCGGACAACCCGCAGTTCGCGGTCGACCAGATCCGTGCCTACGTCTACACCTCCGACAAGTTCGACTCGGTGCGCGTCAACTGGCCGGAGTGGTACGAGCTTGCCGACGGCATCTACGGCATGACCGGCGTGGATCCCGACGGCAATTCGTTCTCCTACAAGCTGGCGGTGCGCAAGACGCCCAAGGCGTGGTTCTTCCTCGCCTACGACATGTCGCAGGCCACGCGCGGCGAGACCCAGTTCCAGCGGGCGATCTGGGCGTCGGTGTTCCTGTTCACCGTATTGTCGTTGCTGGTCGGCTGGTGGTCGGCCTCACGCGTGATGAGCCCGGTCTCGGAACTGGCCAACCGCCTCAAGCTGTCCGGGCGAAGTTCGGAGCCGGAGAACCTCGCATCGCACTTCCCGGACGACGAGGTCGGCCAGCTCGCCGAAGCGCTCGACGACTACGCCGAGCGCCTGACCGAAGTGGTCCAGCGCGATCGCGAGTTCAACGCCGACGTCAGCCATGAGTTGCGCACGCCGCTGGCGGTGGTGAAGGGCGCGGTCGAGCTGCTGCTGTCGCGCCCCGGTGTCGACGACAAGACCCGCAACCGACTGCTGCGCATCCAGCGCGCCGAGCAGCAGTGCACCGACCTGATCAGTGCCTTGCTGCTGCTGTCGCGCAATGAGCGCGGCCATGGCGCCACCGATGTCGCGCGAGTCGCCGAGCAGTTGCTCGACGCCCACCGTGCCCAGCTCGGCGGCAAGCCGCTGGAGTTGCGCGTGGAGGGTGAGCAGGGCCTGATCGTGGACGCTCCCGAAGCAGCCGTCTCGGTCGCGCTGGGCAACCTGATCGGCAATGCCGTCAAGTACAGCAACGAAGGCGAAGTGGTGGTGCGGCTGGGCAGGAAGTCGGTCGCGGTGATCGACTCCGGTCCGGGACTGAGCGCCGAGGATGCCGCCAAGCTGTTCGAACGTGGCTACCGCGGCACCCATGCCGCGCACTCGCAGGGCGGCGGCATCGGCCTTTCGATCGTGCGTCGCCTGTGCGCGCTGTATGGCTGGGAAGTGCAGGTGCGTCCGGGCGAGCAGCGCGGCGTGGTTGCCACGCTCGCATTCGCCGACGACGTATTCCCGCGCGT